One segment of Brachyhypopomus gauderio isolate BG-103 unplaced genomic scaffold, BGAUD_0.2 sc63, whole genome shotgun sequence DNA contains the following:
- the bptf gene encoding nucleosome-remodeling factor subunit BPTF isoform X2 encodes MRGRRGRPPKTLPMQEPSPGPVRGLRPRRGLRVRGRGGAADDDFVTPKRGSHHSSRGRRKAGSAGPRGRGRGRGCGRGRGRRSAPSSVVYDDHESDEEEEDAVSLASEEDEYVEEEPVTDEEDEEVADDQSDYLDELPDDDDASYCTESSRGSTPGRRRRRPRRPPSPILEQKEIPALELPKPSEDLLIPAAQLLNASAIYEVLRSFTTVLRLSPFRFEDFCAALVGQEQCTLMAETHVALLKAILREEDTSNTTFGPADLKDSINSTLYLVDGMTWPEVVRSYCESDPEYSDVLPHLEADDYPFGPLESKVKVLQFLVDQFLTTNLAREELMSEGVVQYDDHCRVCHRLGDLLCCETCSAVYHLECVKPPLEEVPEDEWQCEICVAHKVPGVSDCVMEVQRCRPYLRQEPVGYDRHQRKYWFLNRRIIVEEDGEEEVGKHIWYYSSRVQLEELLEVLDKDFWENDLCAVLDELREEIHAHMDITEELTNKARGTNKSYLSVSNEEIMEKKKSQRESELGEVSQQDAEKGCEGSKVSEEGEVDNVSSPVADGSPPQQNSGDGSAVAEKTVLDVTAPPAGEDNNSGVSGHPQADSPSLTKANPQSPAGGAAVVSSTGEDPGEGAEVERDGEDKGSEVGCRGEGEEPAPESEPAQTADENSCSSNFSISDCLRAPGEAELADRSSQSSLTSQDDAGEGKENADGTRTGSGLRMVTRLRNPDSKLSQRRIMRDKDSGSQDGSRTLKESSPTLSGSGRKDPAGKSSPGGGLFKLGQEGKFRVYHNQYSTNTLALNKHQHREDHDKRRHLSHKFCMTPAGEFKWNGSVHGSKTLTVSTLRLTIIQLENNVPAPFLHPNWASHRSNWIKAVQMCSKAREFALALAILECAIKPVVMLPVWKDSLGHTRLHRMTSMEREEKEKVKKREKKLEDEETMQQATWVKYTFPIKHQVWKQKGEEYRVTGYGGWSWVSKTHVHRFVPRLPGNTNVNYRKALEAAKTSKENQASCPQKQNNPAKTRDLSDSTHNPTDKDTEQNSIPDSPKDRSSGEEQVVKENNQIDEEKMQVEEKMEVEEKTEEKQDDLTKNESSELLDKGASDSVGITEEKVNIRTPSPLLHDPSVEGKGCVDDESKACATAQKQVHFDYEVVNVSEGFQLRTAYKKKVKASKLDGLLERRIKQFTLEERQRLEKFKQASIFKPTASEKVKEDQEKTNSFINQEVKTEGTTFETTKVATADQIGHPVMKDKDPVVQKLDFDQHEVKPIYSEQTDNLDVRLGSGPKPEAAGVSSVGHGQKTAELGHKTGNGAIITNASELNGNSRKNLEPSFMKTEMLGPIFEDVERKTTNEENSSVGENGLNVERTLPVHVNGKDGSVDSPPTNLTDGIGSNETMRPLQTKEPLKSLMNGDLTQEPQRTKLDEEPRLGRSDLEYLPPQKVARQENNTQGPAVSSSLSQLSSAEASLNPETLNNSTKVAPVEAERTEAKSLLPSPVPSTEESSLSNDVAENSSSSGGGVKTVITQVTTTTTTTTTVSTESRTVQKAERSASLEATANNASVMFASTEPKVESTVSVASLSTTTTTTVTKVTNPSHGAMVTEESKTVLTATLADAKSGSSGCSLTSMTVSKEYSTRGRVRLMKFSRSKKTRSGTALPSYRKFVTKSSKKSIFVLPNDDLKKLARRAGIREVPIFNYNAKPALDIWPYPSPRPTFGITWRYRLQTVRSLAGVSLMLRLLWACLRWDDMAVKPSPAVGTTRTETSDTDITTTEIIKRRDVGPYGIRSEYCIRKIICPLGVPETPKETPTPQRKGLRSSALRPKKPEPSKQTGPVVIETWVPEEDLELWEIRAFTERVEREKAQAADPAKKRLEQQKPGATVTPTTLTTTPTSAVSSTQKVVVGSLTSPVTPGTKVVLATKLGTPVTFQQNKNFQQTFASWVKQGQGNTGVVQVQQKVVGIIPSSTAASAQSFSSFQSRSVNINIRPNTSTSTQQICTFQVTTTGTPLRPGMTVVRSPLQQATALGKTIIRTPLVVQQGILPASQGQQVVTQIIRGAPVSKAVTSTSPAQAGAGSRVMGSPSRPSTPGQAQTPGTARPQQGQVKLTLAQLTQLTQGAQGGSPGLTVVIQGQGQTTGQLQVIPQGVTVIPGPGQQLMQAAMPNGQVQRFLFTPTVSAPAPAAAAPAEPTPITSATTAGTTTTPTAPAQPVIQPGVQAQPPTQPSNVPTSPPSLPMSQPTQLAATPAQTPTPSSPLPTLQPHLSSPQPQAPLQPQSQIQPQTLSQPQIQPQTLSLPQIQPQTHSQPQIVQQTLSLPQIQPQTLSQPQIQPQTPSQPQIQPQTLAQPHIQPQTLAQPQIQSQTLSQPQILQQTLSQPQILQQTLSQPQILQQTLSQPQILPQTLAQPQIQPQTLSQPQIQPQTLSQPQILQQTLAQPQIQPQTLSQPQILQQTLAQPQIQPQILQQTLSQIQIQPQTLSQIQIQPQTLSQTQIQPQIHSQPQIQSQTPSQPQIQPQTQIQPQAHLQPQIQSQVHLQPQIQPQTHSQPQFQLQPQLQIQSQPQLQIQSQPQPQSQPQPQLQPQLQLQLQPQPQPSPHIHAQTPIQPSPALPVSHVAQVTSPPAQVATLSVAPQVTQATVAQVRPQLQLPAQLLSVPGLQQQVLSHIQNQVAAQLQAQGTLPQQIKLQLPIQIQQQGGGQVQTHQIQNLVTIQTASVQEQLQRIQQLREQQQQKKKQQQEAKREHVQQSSSQSDLLQKQVVMKQNAAIEHLKQKKSMTPSEREENQRMIVCNQVMKFILDKIDKDEKQAAKKRKREESVEQKRSKQNASKLSALLFKHKEQLKAEILKKRALLDKELQVEVQDELRKDLSKLRREKEKTQTPASQAAAVASSAQPAVLAAPTAAVLSSPTSGHKRKREDDRDAASAKNKKKKMISTSSKDSKRDTKLYCVCKTPYDESKFYIGCDLCSNWYHGECVGITEKEAKKMDDYICMECKRAQEGGSEELYCICRTPYDESQFYIGCDRCQNWYHGRCVGILQSEATHIDEYVCPQCQSTEEAMTVLTPLTDKDYEGLKRILRSLQAHKMAWPFLEPVDPNDAPDYYGVIKEPMDLSTIEQRIQKRFYNKLTEFVADMTKIFDNCRYYNPSDSPFYQCAEFLESFFVQKLKAFKASRSHNNKLQSSAS; translated from the exons ATGAGGGGGAGACGAGGCAGGCCGCCCAAAACCCTGCCGATGCAGGAGCCGTCTCCGGGGCCGGTGCGCGGCCTCAGACCGCGCCGAGGGCTCAGGGTGCGGGGGAGAGGCGGCGCCGCCGACGACGATTTCGTGACTCCCAAGCGGGGTAGTCACCACTCGTCGCGGGGCCGCCGGAAAGCGGGGTCCGCGGGGCcgaggggcaggggcagggggagAGGATGCGGGAGAGGCCGGGGCAGGCGCAGCGCCCCCAGCTCGGTGGTGTACGACGACCACGAGAgcgacgaggaggaggaggacgcgGTCAGCCTGGCGTCCGAGGAGGACGAGTACGTGGAGGAGGAGCCCGTGACGgacgaggaggacgaggaggtggCGGACGACCAGTCGGACTACCTGGACGAGCTGCCCGACGACGACGACGCCAGCTACTGCACCGAGAGCAGCCGCGGCAGCACCCCAG GCCGAAGGAGACGAAGACCCCGTCGACCACCGTCTCCCATTCTGGAGCAGAAGGAGATCCCTGCTCTGGAGCTGCCGAAGCCCTCCGAAGACCTCCTCATCCCTGCCGCGCAGCTCCTGAATGCCTCGGCCATCTACGAGGTTTTGCGCAGCTTCACCACCGTCCTCCGCCTCTCACCCTTCCGCTTCGAGGACTTCTGCGCGGCCCTGGTGGGCCAGGAGCAGTGCACGCTGATGGCGGAGACGCACGTGGCGCTCCTGAAGGCCATCCTGCGTGAGGAGgacacctccaacaccaccttcgGCCCGGCCGACCTCAAGGACAGCATCAACTCCACGCTCTACCTGGTGGACGGCATGACGTGGCCCGAGGTGGTGCGCTCTTACTGCGAGAGCGACCCGGAGTACAGCGACGTGCTGCCGCACCTGGAGGCCGACGACTACCCGTTCGGGCCGCTGGAGAGCAAGGTGAAGGTGCTGCAGTTCCTGGTAGACCAGTTCCTCACCACCAACCTGGCGCGGGAGGAGCTGATGTCGGAGGGCGTGGTGCAGTACGACGACCACTGTCGCGTGTGCCACCGCCTCGGGGACCTGCTCTGCTGCGAGACCTGCTCGGCCGTCTACCACCTGGAGTGCGTGAAGCCTCCTCTGGAGGAGGTGCCCGAGGACGAGTGGCAGTGCGAGATCTGCGTGGCGCACAAGGTGCCCGGCGTGAGCGACTGCGTGATGGAGGTCCAGAGGTGTAGGCCGTACCTCCGGCAGGAGCCCGTCGGGTACGACCGGCACCAGAGGAAGTATTGGTTCCTCAACCGCAGGATCATTGT ggAGGAGgatggggaggaggaggtgggcaAGCACATCTGGTACTACAGCTCCAGGGTGCAGTTGGAGGAACTCCTGGAGGTGCTGGATAAAGACTTCTGGGAGAATGACCTGTGTGCGGTGCTGGATGAGCTGCGTGAGGAGATCCACGCCCACATGGACATCACTGAAGAACTCACCAACAAGGCCCGGGGGACCAACAAGAGCTACTTGTCAGTCTCCAATG AGGAGATAATGGAGAAGAAGAAGTCCCAACGGGAGTCGGAGCTTGGTGAGGTGAGCCAGCAAGATGCTGAGAAGGGCTGtgaggggtcaaaggtcagcgaGGAAGGAGAGGTCGATAACGTGTCCTCCCCTGTGGCTGATGGGTCCCCCCCCCAGCAGAACTCTGGTGACGGGAGTGCGGTCGCTGAGAAGACTGTGCTTGATG TGacagctccccctgctggtgagGACAACAACAGCGGTGTGTCTGGGCACCCTCAGGCAGATTCGCCTAGCTTGACCAAAGCCAACCCCCAGAGCCCTGCGGGGGGCGCTGCAGTCGTCTCCTCCACTGGGGAGGACCCTGGGGAAGGGGCTGAGGTGGAAAGGGATGGGGAAG ATAAAGGCTCGGAGGTGGGTTGCCGTGgcgagggggaggagcctgCCCCGGAGAGCGAGCCTGCGCAGACGGCCGACGAGAACAGCTGCAGCAGCAACTTCTCCATCTCCGACTGCCTGAGGGCCCCGGGGGAGGCGGAGCTAGCGGATCGCTCCTCCCAGTCCTCGCTCACCAGCCAGGACGACGCCG GTGAAGGTAAAGAAAACGCAGACGGCACGCGGACGGGCTCGGGCCTGCGCATGGTGACGCGTCTTCGCAACCCCGACAGCAAGCTGAGCCAGCGCAGGATCATGCGGGACAAAGACAGCGGCTCGCAGGACGGCAGCAGGACGCTGAAAGAG TCCTCTCCGACGCTGTCCGGCTCCGGCAGGAAGGACCCGGCTGGGAAGAGCAGCCCCGGCGGAGGTCTGTTCAAGCTGGGCCAGGAGGGCAAGTTCCGCGTCTACCACAACCAGTACAGCACGAACACGCTGGCGCTGAACAAGCACCAGCACCGCGAGGACCACGACAAGCGCCGACACCTCTCGCACAAGTTCTGCATGACGCCCGCCGGCGAGTTCAAGTGGAACGGCTCCGTGCACGGCTCCAAGACGCTCACCGTCTCCACGCTGAGGCTCACCATCATCCAGCTGGAGAACAACGTGCCCgcccccttcctgcaccccaacTGGGCCTCACACAG ATCAAACTGGATCAAGGCCGTGCAGATGTGCAGTAAAGCCCGGGAGTTCGCCCTGGCGCTGGCTATTCTGGAGTGTGCCATCAAGCCAGTGGTTATGCTCCCTGTGTGGAAGGATTCTCTGGGTCACACGAG GCTTCACAGAATGACCTCCATGGAGcgtgaggagaaggagaaggtgaaaaagagggagaaaaaactggaggatgaagagaCCATGCAGCAGGCCACATGGGTGAAATACACATTCCCCATTAAGCACCAG GTGTGGAAACAGAAGGGTGAGGAGTACCGAGTGACGGGCTATGGTGGTTGGAGTTGGGTGAGCAAGACCCACGTCCATCGCTTTGTCCCCAGACTACCTGGGAATACAAACGTCAACTACCGAAAAGCACTTGAGG CAGCTAAAACCAGCAAGGAAAATCAAGCGTCCTGCccacagaaacaaaacaacccTGCAAAGACGCGAGATCTCTCAGATTCCACCCACAATCCCACAGACAAAGACACAGAACAAAATTCAATTCCAGATTCCCCAAAGGACCGTTCGTCTGGTGAGGAGCAAGTAGTGAAGGAGAATAATCAAATAGATGAGGAGAAGATGCAGGTTGAGGAGAAGATGGAGGTTGAGGAGAAGACTGAGGAGAAGCAAGATGATCTTACCAAGAATGAGTCTTCTGAACTTCTGGATAAGGGTGCTTCGGACTCTGTCGGTATCACTGAAGAAAAAG TAAATATTCGAACACCATCACCTTTATTGCATGATCCATCTGTGGAAGGGAAGGGTTGTGTTGATGACGAGTCTAAAGCATGTGCAACTGCTCAGAAACAAGTTCACTTTGACTATGAAGTTGTGAACGTAAGTGAGGGCTTCCAGCTGCGTACGGCGTACAAAAAGAAGGTCAAGGCCTCAAAGCTGGATGGTCTTCTGGAGCGGCGCATAAAGCAGTTCACGTTGGAGGAGAGGCAGAGGCTTGAGAAGTTCAAGCAGGCTTCCATCTTCAAACCTACTGCCAGTGAGAAGGTAAAGGAAGATCAGGAGAAGACCAACTCGTTCATAAACCAAGAGGTAAAAACTGAAGGAACCACCTTTGAAACTACAAAGGTTGCCACAGCTGATCAGATAGGACACCCAGTGATGAAGGACAAAGACCCTGTGGTCCAAAAACTTGATTTTGACCAACATGAGGTAAAGCCAATTTATTCAGAGCAGACTGATAATCTTGATGTCAGGTTGGGCTCCGGTCCAAAGCCTGAAGCAGCAGGTGTGTCGTCTGTGGGACACGGGCAGAAAACAGCCGAGTTAGGGCACAAAACGGGCAATGGAGCAATAATAACAAACGCTTCTGAGCTTAATGGAAACTCTCGGAAAAATCTTGAGCCAAGTTTTATGAAGACAGAAATGCTGGGTCCCATATTTGAGGATGTGGAGAGGAAAACTACCAATGAAGAAAATTCTTCTGTGGGTGAGAACGGCTTGAATGTAGAAAGAACTTTGCCAGTCCATGTAAATGGGAAAGACGGCTCCGTTGACTCTCCACCCACAAATCTGACTGATGGCATCGGTTCAAATGAAACGATGAGACCATTGCAAACAAAAGAACCCCTGAAATCGTTAATGAACGGTGACTTGACTCAAGAGCCTCAGAGGACTAAACTCGATGAAGAGCCAAGGTTGGGCAGGTCAGACTTGGAGTATTTACCCCCTCAGAAGGTCGCCAGGCAGGAGAACAACACGCAAGGCCCTGCTGTCAGTTCTTCACTCTCCCAGCTCTCCTCAGCAGAAGCTAGCTTAAATCCAGAAACGCTTAATAACAGCACCAAGGTGGCACCAGTAGAGGCCGAACGGACCGAGGCGAAATCTCTCCTCCCGTCACCTGTTCCGTCCACAGAGGAGTCCAGTCTAAGCAATGACGTTGCTGAGAACAGCAGTAGCAGTGGTGGTGGGGTGAAGACCGTAATCACACAAGTCACCACAACTACCACTACAACCACTACAGTGTCTACGGAATCGCGCACTGTGCAAAAGGCTGAACGGTCGGCCTCACTTGAAGCTACTGCTAACAATGCTTCTGTCATGTTTGCATCGACTGAACCAAAGGTGGAGTCCACAGTGTCGGTTGCCTCTCTATCCACTACGACTACTACCACCGTCACCAAGGTAACTAACCCGAGCCATGGAGCCATGGTAACAGAGGAAAGCAAGACCGTGCTCACAGCAACGCTAGCTGATGCTAAATCTGGGTCCTCTGGCTGTTCCTTAACCTCTATGACTGTGAGTAAGGAATACTCCACCAGGGGCAGGGTACGGCTGATGAAGTTCTCCCGCTCCAAGAAGACTCGGTCTGGAACTGCGCTGCCTTCTTACCGCAAGTTTGTAACCAAGAGCAGCAAGAAGAGCATTTTTGTGCTTCCCAACGATGACCTGAAGAAGCTAGCGAGGCGGGCCGGCATTCGTGAGGTGCCCATCTTCAACTACAACGCCAAACCAGCTCTAGACATCTGGCCCTATCCATCCCCAAGACCAACGTTTGGAATCACATGGAG GTACCGGCTTCAGACAGTGAGGTCTTTGGCCGGAGTAAGTCTGATGTTACGGCTGCTCTGGGCGTGTCTCAGGTGGGACGACATGGCAGTGAAGCCCTCTCCTGCTGTTGGAACAACACGCACAG AAACATCCGATACTGACATCACCACCACGGAGATCATCAAGCGGAGAGATGTGGGACCTTATGGCATCCGTTCAGAGTACTGCATCAGGAAGATCATCTGCCCCCTTGGGGTGCCTGAAACTCCCAAAG AGACCCCAACGCCTCAGAGAAAGGGCCTGCGCTCCAGCGCTCTGCGGCCAAAGAAGCCGGAGCCGTCGAAGCAGACGGGGCCTGTAGTCATTGAGACGTGGGTGCCAGAGGAAGATCTGGAGCTCTGGGAGATTCGAGCCTTTACTGAAAG GGTGGAGAGGGAAAAGGCACAGGCAGCAGACCCAGCTAAG AAACGGTTGGAGCAGCAGAAACCTGGAGCCACTGTAACCCCAACCACTTtgaccaccacacccaccagcgCTGTGTCATCCACCCAGAAGGTGGTGGTAGGCTCCCTGACCAGTCCAGTCACCCCTGGGACAAAGGTGGTACTGGCCACCAAATTAGGTACTCCAGTGACATTCCAGCAGAACAAGAACTTCCAGCAGACATTTGCCTCCTGGGTCAAGCAAGGCCAAGGAAATACAG gtgtggtccaggtgcagcaGAAGGTGGTGGGCATCATTCCATCCAGTACAGCTGCCAGTGCACAGTCGTTCTCCTCATTCCAGTCACGTTCAGTCAACATCAACATCAGGCCCAACACCAGCACCTCTACACAGCAG ATATGTACGTTTCAGGTCACCACAACTGGAACCCCGCTCCGGCCCGGAATGACGGTGGTCCGTTCCCCTCTCCAGCAGGCAACGGCTCTGGGCAAGACCATCATTCGCACCCCCCTGGTGGTTCAACAAGGTATTCTTCCTGCAA GTCAGGGCCAGCAGGTGGTAACTCAGATCATCCGAGGAGCTCCTGTGTCCAAGGCTGTGACCAGCACCAGCCCGGCCCAGGCCGGCGCAGGGTCGCGGGTCATGGGCTCTCCGTCTCGGCCGTCCACTCCAGGCCAAGCCCAGACGCCCGGCACTGCCCGGCCGCAGCAGGGCCAGGTCAAACTCACCCTGGCTCAGCTCACGCAACTCACGCAAGGAGCTCAG GGAGGGAGCCCAGGGTTGACTGTGGTGATCCAGGGCCAGGGACAGACCACAGGACAGCTCCAGGTCATCCCCCAGGGGGTGACGGTCATACCAGGTCCTGGGCAGCAGCTCATGCAGGCAGCCATGCCCAACGGCCAGGTCCAGCGTTTCCTCTTCACTCCTACCGTGTCTGCACCAGCACCGGCTGCTGCAGCACCTGCCGaacccacacccatcacctcaGCTACCACCGCTGGCACCACAACCACGCCTACAGCACCTGCACAGCCAG TGATACAACCTGGAGTACAGGCCCAACCTCCTACCCAGCCCTCCAACGTTCCAACATCTCCTCCTTCTCTGCCAATGTCCCAACCCACCCAACTTGCAGCTACTCCAGCCCAAACCCCAACACCTTCCTCGCCTCTCCCTACTCTGCAACCCCACCTTTCTTCTCCGCAGCCACAGGCCCCACTGCAACCACAATCCCAAATTCAACCGCAAACCCTCTCTCAACCACAGATTCAGCCGCAAACCCTCTCACTACCACAGATTCAGCCACAAACCCACTCTCAGCCACAGATTGTGCAACAAACCCTCTCACTACCACAGATTCAGCCGCAAACCCTCTCTCAACCACAGATTCAGCCACAAACCCCCTCTCAGCCACAGATTCAGCCACAAACCCTCGCTCAACCACATATTCAGCCACAAACTCTCGCTCAACCACAGATTCAGTCACAAACCCTCTCTCAGCCACAGATTCTGCAACAAACCCTCTCTCAACCACAGATTCTGCAACAAACCCTCTCTCAACCACAGATTCTGCAACAAACCCTCTCTCAACCACAGATTCTGCCACAAACCCTCGCTCAACCACAGATTCAACCACAAACCCTCTCGCAGCCACAGATTCAGCCACAAACCCTCTCGCAGCCACAGATTCTGCAACAAACCCTCGCGCAACCACAGATTCAGCCACAAACCCTCTCTCAGCCACAGATTCTGCAACAAACCCTCGCTCAACCACAGATTCAGCCACAGATTCTGCAACAAACCCTctctcaaattcaaattcaaccACAAACCCTctctcaaattcaaattcaaccACAAACCCTCTCTCAAACCCAAATTCAACCACAAATCCATTCGCAACCCCAAATTCAATCACAAACCCCATCACAACCACAAATTCAACCACAGACCCAAATTCAACCTCAAGCTCACCTGCAACCGCAAATTCAATCACAAGTACATTTACAACCCCAAATTCAACCACAAACCCATTCACAACCCCAATTTCAGCTGCAGCCCCAGCTTCAAATTCAGTCTCAACCACAGCTTCAAATTCAGTCACAGCCACAACCCCAGTCACAGCCTCAGCCCCAACTCCAACCACAACTGCAACTACAGCTTCAGCCACAACCACAACCTTCACCTCACATACATGCTCAGACCCCCATTCAGCCATCTCCTGCCTTACCTGTCTCTCATGTAGCCCAGGTGACCTCCCCTCCAGCACAGGTAGCCACTCTCTCCGTAGCCCCGCAGGTGACGCAGGCTACAGTAGCACAGGTTCGCCCTCAGCTCCAGCTTCCCGCGCAGCTCCTCAGCGTGCCTGGACTCCAGCAGCAGGTGCTCTCACACATCCAGAACCAGGTGGCGGCTCAGCTCCAAGCCCAGGGTACTCTGCCCCAACAGATCAAACTGCAGCTGCCAATTCAGATCCAGCAGCAGGGCGGTGGCCAGGTACAGACGCACCAAATCCAGAATCTAGTGACCATCCAGACAGCCAGTGTCCAGGAGCAGCTCCAGCGCATCCAGCAGCTGCGagagcagcagcagcagaagAAGAAGCAGCAGCAGGAGGCTAAGAGGGAGCACGTCCAGCAGTCCAGCAGCCAGAGTGACCTCCTGCAGAAACAG GTGGTCATGAAGCAGAACGCAGCCATAGAGCACTTAAAGCAGAAGAAGTCCATGACTccttcagagagagaggagaaccaGCG CATGATCGTGTGCAATCAGGTGATGAAGTTCATCCTGGACAAGATCGACAAGGACGAGAAGCAGGCGGCCAAGAAGCGGAAGCGGGAGGAGTCTGTGGAGCAGAAACGTAGTAAGCAGAATGCCAGCAAGCTCTCCGCCCTGCTCTTCAAACACAAGGAGCAGCTGAAAGCGGAGATCCTCAAGAAGAGGGCGCTGCTCGACAAGGAGCTGCAGGTGGAGGTTCAG GACGAGTTGAGGAAGGACCTGAGTAAGCtcaggagggagaaggagaagacCCAGACCCCCGCGTCGCAGGCAGCTGCCGTGGCCAGCAGCGCCCAGCCGGCCGTCCTCGCCGCCCCCACCGCCGCGGTGCTCTCCTCGCCCACGTCTGGCCACAAACGTAAGCGCGAAGACGACCGCGACGCGGCCTCCGCCAAGAACAAAAAGAAGAAGATGATCTCCACGTCCTCGAAGGACAGCAAAAGGGACACCAAACTGTACTGTGTGTGCAAAACGCCTTACGACGAGTCCAA GTTTTATATCGGTTGTGATCTCTGCTCGAATTGGTACCACGGCGAGTGTGTGGGCATCACAGAGAAGGAGGCCAAGAAGATGGACGACTACATCTGTATGGAGTGTAAACGGGCTCAGGAGGGCGGCTCGGAGGAACTCTACTGCATCTGCCGGACGCCATACGATGAGTCCCA GTTCTACATCGGCTGCGACCGCTGCCAGAACTGGTACCACGGGCGATGCGTGGGCATCCTGCAGAGCGAGGCCACGCACATCGACGAGTACGTGTGCCCGCAGTGCCAGTCCACGGAGGAGGCCATGACCGTGCTGACGCCGCTCACGGACAAGGACTACGAGGGCCTGAAGCGGATCCTGCGCTCCTTACAG GCCCACAAGATGGCGTGGCCGTTCCTGGAACCCGTCGACCCTAATGATGCTCCGGATTACTACGGGGTCATAAAGGAACCGATGG ACCTGTCTACAATAGAGCAGCGGATACAGAAGCGATTTTACAACAAATTAACAGAATTCGTAGCGGACATGACCAAAATTTTCGACAATTGCCGCTACTACAACCCCAGTGACTCACCTTTTTACCAGTGTGCTGAGTTCCTGGAATCCTTCTTTGTACAGAAGCTTAAAGCTTTTAAAGCAAGCAG GTCTCATAACAACAAACTACAGTCTTCAGCCTCATAG